The Glycine soja cultivar W05 chromosome 3, ASM419377v2, whole genome shotgun sequence genome window below encodes:
- the LOC114407781 gene encoding common plant regulatory factor 1-like isoform X1, protein MGNSEEEKSTKTEKPSSPVTMDQANQTNQTNIHVYPDWAAMQAYYGPRVTMPPYYNSAVASGHAPHPYMWGPPQVPMMPPYGPPYAAIYPHGGVYTHPAVPIGPLTHSQGVPSSPAAGTPLSIETPPKSSGNTDQGLMKKLKEFDGLAMSIGNGHAESAERGGENRLSQSVDTEGSSDGSDGNTSGANQSRRKRSREGTPTTDGEGKTEIQGSPISKETAASNKMLGVVPASVAGTIVGHVVSSGMTTALELRNPSSVHSKTSAPQPCPVLPAEAWVQNERELKRERRKQSNRESARRSRLRKQAETEELARKVESLNAENATLKSEINRLTESSEKMRVENATLRGKLKNAQLGQTQEITLKIIDSQRATPVSTENLLSRVNNSGSNDRTVEDENGFCENKPNSGAKLHQLLDTSPRADAVAAG, encoded by the exons ATGGGAAACAGTGAGGAAGAGAAATCTACTAAGACTGAAAAGCCTTCTTCACCTGTAACAATG GATCAGGCGAATCAGACCAACCAGACCAATATTCATGTCTATCCTGATTGGGCAGCCATGCAG GCATATTATGGGCCAAGAGTCACCATGCCACCATACTACAACTCAGCTGTTGCTTCTGGTCACGCTCCTCACCCGTACATGTGGGGGCCACCACAGGTA CCTATGATGCCACCTTATGGGCCTCCTTATGCAGCAATTTATCCACATGGAGGGGTTTATACTCACCCTGCAGTTCCTATT GGGCCACTTACACATAGTCAAGGAGTTCCATCTTCACCTGCT GCTGGGACTCCTTTGAGCATAGAGACACCACCCAAATCATCTGGAAATACTGATCAGGGTTTAATGAAGAAATTGAAAGAGTTTGATGGACTTGCAATGTCAATTGGCAATGGCCATGCTGAAAGTGCAGAGCGTGGAGGTGAAAACAGGCTCTCACAGAG TGTGGATACTGAGGGTTCCAGTGATGGAAGTGATGGCAACACTTCAGGG GCTAATCAATCAAGAAGGAAAAGAAGCCGTGAGGGAACACCAACCACTG ATGGAGAAGGGAAAACTGAGATACAAGGCAGTCCAATTTCCAAAGAGACTGCAGCTTCTAATAAGATGTTGGGAGTTGTCCCTGCCAGTGTTGCAGGAACAATAGTTGGACATGTAGTTTCTTCAGGTATGACCACTGCACTGGAGCTGAGAAATCCTTCCAGTGTTCATTCTAAAACAAGTGCCCCACAACCTTGTCCAGTATTGCCTGCAGAAGCTTGGGTACAG AATGAGCGTGAGCTGAAACGGGAGAGGCGGAAACAGTCAAATCGAGAATCTGCTAGAAGGTCCAGACTAAGGAAGCAG GCTGAAACTGAAGAACTGGCACGAAAAGTTGAATCCTTGAATGCTGAGAATGCAACACTGAAATCAGAAATTAATCGACTGACTGAAAGTTCTGAAAAAATGAGGGTGGAAAATGCTACATTAAGG GGAAAACTTAAAAATGCTCAACTGGGACAAACCCAAGAGATAACTTTGAAGATAATTGACAGCCAGAGGGCTACACCTGTAAGTACAGAAAACTTATTATCAAGAGTTAATAATTCCGGTTCTAATGATAGAACTGTGGAGGATGAGAATGGTTTTTGCGAAAATAAACCAAACTCTGGTGCAAAGCTGCATCAACTGCTGGACACAAGTCCTAGAGCTGATGCTGTGGCAGCTGGTTGA
- the LOC114407781 gene encoding common plant regulatory factor 1-like isoform X2 produces MGNSEEEKSTKTEKPSSPVTMDQANQTNQTNIHVYPDWAAMQAYYGPRVTMPPYYNSAVASGHAPHPYMWGPPQPMMPPYGPPYAAIYPHGGVYTHPAVPIGPLTHSQGVPSSPAAGTPLSIETPPKSSGNTDQGLMKKLKEFDGLAMSIGNGHAESAERGGENRLSQSVDTEGSSDGSDGNTSGANQSRRKRSREGTPTTDGEGKTEIQGSPISKETAASNKMLGVVPASVAGTIVGHVVSSGMTTALELRNPSSVHSKTSAPQPCPVLPAEAWVQNERELKRERRKQSNRESARRSRLRKQAETEELARKVESLNAENATLKSEINRLTESSEKMRVENATLRGKLKNAQLGQTQEITLKIIDSQRATPVSTENLLSRVNNSGSNDRTVEDENGFCENKPNSGAKLHQLLDTSPRADAVAAG; encoded by the exons ATGGGAAACAGTGAGGAAGAGAAATCTACTAAGACTGAAAAGCCTTCTTCACCTGTAACAATG GATCAGGCGAATCAGACCAACCAGACCAATATTCATGTCTATCCTGATTGGGCAGCCATGCAG GCATATTATGGGCCAAGAGTCACCATGCCACCATACTACAACTCAGCTGTTGCTTCTGGTCACGCTCCTCACCCGTACATGTGGGGGCCACCACAG CCTATGATGCCACCTTATGGGCCTCCTTATGCAGCAATTTATCCACATGGAGGGGTTTATACTCACCCTGCAGTTCCTATT GGGCCACTTACACATAGTCAAGGAGTTCCATCTTCACCTGCT GCTGGGACTCCTTTGAGCATAGAGACACCACCCAAATCATCTGGAAATACTGATCAGGGTTTAATGAAGAAATTGAAAGAGTTTGATGGACTTGCAATGTCAATTGGCAATGGCCATGCTGAAAGTGCAGAGCGTGGAGGTGAAAACAGGCTCTCACAGAG TGTGGATACTGAGGGTTCCAGTGATGGAAGTGATGGCAACACTTCAGGG GCTAATCAATCAAGAAGGAAAAGAAGCCGTGAGGGAACACCAACCACTG ATGGAGAAGGGAAAACTGAGATACAAGGCAGTCCAATTTCCAAAGAGACTGCAGCTTCTAATAAGATGTTGGGAGTTGTCCCTGCCAGTGTTGCAGGAACAATAGTTGGACATGTAGTTTCTTCAGGTATGACCACTGCACTGGAGCTGAGAAATCCTTCCAGTGTTCATTCTAAAACAAGTGCCCCACAACCTTGTCCAGTATTGCCTGCAGAAGCTTGGGTACAG AATGAGCGTGAGCTGAAACGGGAGAGGCGGAAACAGTCAAATCGAGAATCTGCTAGAAGGTCCAGACTAAGGAAGCAG GCTGAAACTGAAGAACTGGCACGAAAAGTTGAATCCTTGAATGCTGAGAATGCAACACTGAAATCAGAAATTAATCGACTGACTGAAAGTTCTGAAAAAATGAGGGTGGAAAATGCTACATTAAGG GGAAAACTTAAAAATGCTCAACTGGGACAAACCCAAGAGATAACTTTGAAGATAATTGACAGCCAGAGGGCTACACCTGTAAGTACAGAAAACTTATTATCAAGAGTTAATAATTCCGGTTCTAATGATAGAACTGTGGAGGATGAGAATGGTTTTTGCGAAAATAAACCAAACTCTGGTGCAAAGCTGCATCAACTGCTGGACACAAGTCCTAGAGCTGATGCTGTGGCAGCTGGTTGA